The nucleotide sequence TGACACTTAGGCCGGCCGAGCTGCGCGGTTTTCGGAGGGTGGCGGCGTGCGACGGAGACTATCCCGTCCTGAGTCCCCATCCTTCGTCACGGGTCAGAGGCTATCTGGCTGACGGGCTCGATTTGATCGGTCTAGCCCGCGCCGCCCATTTCGAGGGCGCGCGCTATCAGCCGGCCTTGCGATCCGTAAGTGAAAGCGAAAATCGAAAGACGGATGCCTGGCTTTTTCTGCCGGTCGACCCTCGCCGTCACGCCAGCCGGAAGCCGTGGGATCTCGGCCTTTGGCAACGGCGCCGAAAGCGTCACCTCCTGCTCGTCGCCAAGCAGTGGATGGCAGAGTTCGGTGCCAAGGATCTCGCCAGCGGCGACCTCTCCTGGCAAGGACGCCGGACGCTGCGATCGCTGGCTAAAAAGGCGCCAAGAAAGCAAATTCATATTGGCATCCCCCGGGCCGAAGCAGCCAAATGACCATCGGAGGCGCGAGTTTACGGCACTTTAATCCTAATACAGCAGACTGAGTACTTATCTAATTCTGCCGAAACGAGACCTTTCATGTCTGCTTCCGAAACCTCTCGGAACGCTTCCTCTGTCCAGGGTGCAGGTAACGATCTGATAGATCGCATTGCAGAAGCGGCCGGAAGCCTCTCCCTCGAGTTGGTCGACGTGGCCGGCGGTATCGAGGCTGCCACACAGACCTTCAGCACTCAGGCAGAGGCCTTCGGTTCACTTTTGCAGAACGCCGAAACGATTGGCAGCCAAAACGCCAAGATCGCCGAAGCGGCGCAGACAGCAAGCGAAACTGCGAAAACCGCAAGCTCAGAGGTCGTTTCCTCACGTGATACGATCGAAGGTTCGCTTGGCGACATTCATGCTCTGGTTGAGGCGGTGACTGAAATCGAGCAACAGCTGAATGGATTGCAGGACGCGCTGGGCGAAGTCGGAAAGGTGGCCGCCGACATCGATGCCATCGCACGGCAGACCAACCTTCTGGCCTTGAACGCCACCATCGAAGCCGCTCGCGCCGGCGCAGCAGGTAAGGGCTTTGCCGTGGTCGCCGGTGAGGTCAAGGTGCTCGCCGCGCAGACCAGCGAGGCGACGGCACAGATCGACCGAACCCTGAAAGGCCTCACACAGCAGGCCGAGCAGCTGATTTCTCACGGCGCCGAAAGTACCGCGCGCGCTCAAAACGTGCGCGAAGGGACCACCACGATCGGCCGCGTAGTCGACACCGTCGCTTCCGCTGTCGAAAGCATGCGTCATGAAACGGCCGGTATCGCAGAGGCGGCAAGCGAGATCGAAGCGCGCTCCGGTGACTTCCTCGGAACGCTTACGTCAATGTCCGGCGAAGTCAGCCATGCCCGCGACAGCCTGGGCGATGCGCGCGAGCGGATGAATCATCTCTCGGCCGCCAGCGAACAACTGGTCGACCTTTCCGCGCAGAGCGAGCAGAACACGCTCGATCGCCCCTTCATCCAGAAAATCCTCGGTACGGTGGGCGAAATCGCCGCTGCCTTCGAAGCGGGGCTGAAAACTGGCGAGGTGAGCGAAGCCGATCTCTTCGACCATGACTACGAGCCGATTCCCGGAAGCGATCCGCAACAGCTCCTAGCCCGTTTCACAGCCTTCACAGATCGAACCCTGCCAGCGATCCAAGAGCCGGTTCTGACTTGGGATCCGCGCGTTGTCTTCTGCGCCGCAATCGATACCCGCGGCTATTTGCCGACCCACAACGCTAAGTTCGCCAAGCCGCAGGGCAGCGATCCGGTCTGGAACAATGCGAACTGCCGTAACCGCCGTATCTTCGATGACCGGGTCGGTCTGGCGGCTGGGCGGAACACCAAGACCTTTTTGCTCCAAACCTACCGCCGGGACATGGGGGCCGGGCAGTTCGTCCTCATGAAGGATCTCTCCGCGCCCATCAAGGTACGCGGCAAGCATTGGGGCGCCCTGCGACTCGCCTACAAACCCGACTAGACCTGCTGCGAGTAAGATCGGCGTGACGGCCCCGGGTCGGAGACAGAGCGAGACTAAAGACCGGCAAGCGTACCGTCCGCGGCCAAACGAAGCTTCGCGTTCGGCGAAGCGTCAGACGCCGTCTCGGACCACAAGGCAGGGGGTGGAGTGCTGACGCTCTAGACGGCGGCAAGCTTCCAACGCCGTGGTGTGAGTGTTCAACCCGGTCAGCCGAGCCCGGAACAGCGTATCGCTGCCATGTTCGGTCGGCTGAACCAAAACCTGCGCGCCTTTCAAAAGCTCCGGCATGCGACGGACGGCTGCAGCAGCGGCACCCCGAGCCAATTCGTAGTGGCCGAAGGCACCGACTTGCACGGTCCAACCGACGACGCCCCTGGCTTCGGCGCGCGATACCAGACTGAAACCTTCGCTTTCGGTCACAGGCTGTTCCTGCGTGCCTTCGCCGGTCGCAAGTGCGAGGGAGATGCCGGGGCGCATCGGATTGCGCGGCGGCAGTCGACCGGGCGTCGGGACGCCCAAAGCCGCAACCTGGGTGAAACCGCGGTTCAGAAGCGCAACCATATGGTCGTCGCGCGACCGGCCGGTGCGTCCACCGAAGACGACTGCCACCACCCGGCGACCGTTCCGTACGACGGAGGCCGCAAGATTGAAGCCGGAGGCACGAATGTAGCCGGTTTTGATTCCGTCCGCGCCTTCGTAGCGGGTCAGCAGCTTATTGTGATTCCGGTAGGTCTGGCCTTTGTATGAGAAACGCGTTGTCTGGAAGTAGGCGTAACGCTCCGGAAAATCGGCCATGATCCGGATCGAGAGGGTCGCCATGTCACGCGCTGTGGTGATCTGGTCCGAATTGGGCAGACCGGAAGCATTCTGAAAAGTCGTGCTGCTCATTCCCAGTTGGCGGGCTCGCTCGGTCATTTCACGGGCGAACTGCCATTCCGTCCCGGCCAGGCCCTCGGCCACGACGACGGCGACGTCGTTGGCCGACTTGGTCACCAACGCCAGGATCGCGTCTTCCAGCCGGATGGTCGAACCGGACCGAAGACCGAGTTTCGACGGCGGCTGCGCGGCTGCACGCGGCGAGACGACCAGTTTGTCGTCGAGAGAAACCTCACCACGCTCCAAAGCCTCGAAGGCCATGTAGAGCGTCATGATCTTGGTCAGGGAGGCCGGGAACCGGGGCGCATCGGCATGACGCGCATGCACAACGGTGCCACTCTCGACATCGACCATAATAGACGCATATCTGGGATTGGCCGAGGCGGGCGTGGCCAAGAAGACGGACGCCATCAACAGCCCGAGCAGCAAACTCGAGCGGGAAGCGCCGGCACGAGCTGTGACAGCGAAGAGCGCTAACGCGGTCGGCACGGAAACATCCCCTTCAATCGCAATAACAACGACGCACCCCAGAAGCTTGAATCTAGACAACTTCATCCGGTTTGTCTAGCCATTCCGATACCCTGATCGCAGATCGAAATCGTTCGGCTTTACTGGTTCATTCTATTAAATAGCGAAAAACTGTTAGCGGAGTCTTGATGCCATGGCGATCGTGAGCGGCCGGTTTCCAATTCGCGCAAGCCTAGCAGCCGGCCTCGCCCTACTGGTGATGACTGCCTGCACCTACTCCGGCGGAATCGACCAGCCAGGCGTGCAGAAAATCAGTTGGTTTAGCTACTTGAACGGAGACGACATCCGCCGCGCCTGCGTGCCGGGCAGCGTTCCACATTGGCGCCTGGTGTATAACGGTCAGTACGAGCAGCAGCTTCGTGGCTACGAGCTGGTCGGCGACGGTCACGGCGGCGCGACCTACAGTGCGAGAGTCCAGACACCGGCGAGCCTGACCAACTTTACGCTCAACAACCCGCTGGAGCCCTGGGCCTGGAAAACCAACGAGTTGCTGCTCTCGCCGCCCGAAGTACAAGGCTTCGAGACGGCCCTCCAGCAGTCCGGCGCCTACGGGCCGACCCCGAAAGGCCTGCGCCTGCATTCGCGCAACTTCTATTGGATCCTGATCGCCTGCCGCGATGGGGTCGTTCACTACAATGCCTGGCTTCATCCCTCCGAACGCTGGGATCGCATCGTCTTCGACGACTGGCTGTTGCGCTTCGACGAAAGCGGCGTCCCCTTTCGCGAGCCGCGCTTCGTCGACCCGGCGGAGCGCCTCAGCGACCGAATTACCCGCGGCGACGACGACAGCTCGGTGAATTTCGATATTCAGATCGGTGACAACGGCCTGGTCGGCCACCTGAGTTTCTGAGTCCGGTGTAAAGCCGGCGCGGACGCGGATC is from Algihabitans albus and encodes:
- a CDS encoding gamma-glutamylcyclotransferase family protein, whose translation is MRVFFYGTLLDPDVRRIVLPHLACDLTLRPAELRGFRRVAACDGDYPVLSPHPSSRVRGYLADGLDLIGLARAAHFEGARYQPALRSVSESENRKTDAWLFLPVDPRRHASRKPWDLGLWQRRRKRHLLLVAKQWMAEFGAKDLASGDLSWQGRRTLRSLAKKAPRKQIHIGIPRAEAAK
- a CDS encoding methyl-accepting chemotaxis protein — translated: MSASETSRNASSVQGAGNDLIDRIAEAAGSLSLELVDVAGGIEAATQTFSTQAEAFGSLLQNAETIGSQNAKIAEAAQTASETAKTASSEVVSSRDTIEGSLGDIHALVEAVTEIEQQLNGLQDALGEVGKVAADIDAIARQTNLLALNATIEAARAGAAGKGFAVVAGEVKVLAAQTSEATAQIDRTLKGLTQQAEQLISHGAESTARAQNVREGTTTIGRVVDTVASAVESMRHETAGIAEAASEIEARSGDFLGTLTSMSGEVSHARDSLGDARERMNHLSAASEQLVDLSAQSEQNTLDRPFIQKILGTVGEIAAAFEAGLKTGEVSEADLFDHDYEPIPGSDPQQLLARFTAFTDRTLPAIQEPVLTWDPRVVFCAAIDTRGYLPTHNAKFAKPQGSDPVWNNANCRNRRIFDDRVGLAAGRNTKTFLLQTYRRDMGAGQFVLMKDLSAPIKVRGKHWGALRLAYKPD
- a CDS encoding D-alanyl-D-alanine carboxypeptidase family protein, whose translation is MPTALALFAVTARAGASRSSLLLGLLMASVFLATPASANPRYASIMVDVESGTVVHARHADAPRFPASLTKIMTLYMAFEALERGEVSLDDKLVVSPRAAAQPPSKLGLRSGSTIRLEDAILALVTKSANDVAVVVAEGLAGTEWQFAREMTERARQLGMSSTTFQNASGLPNSDQITTARDMATLSIRIMADFPERYAYFQTTRFSYKGQTYRNHNKLLTRYEGADGIKTGYIRASGFNLAASVVRNGRRVVAVVFGGRTGRSRDDHMVALLNRGFTQVAALGVPTPGRLPPRNPMRPGISLALATGEGTQEQPVTESEGFSLVSRAEARGVVGWTVQVGAFGHYELARGAAAAAVRRMPELLKGAQVLVQPTEHGSDTLFRARLTGLNTHTTALEACRRLERQHSTPCLVVRDGV